DNA from Roseimicrobium sp. ORNL1:
AATCGGTCGTGGGTCGAATCTTCTGGTGCGTGATGGCGGCATCCGTGGCGCGGTGATTCATCCGTCCAAGGGCGAGTTCGATGAAGTGAAGGTGGAGGGAAATCGCATCATCGCCGGCGCGGGGGCTCGTCTGAAGAAGATTGCCAGCGCCGCCAAGGCTGCCGGGATCGGCGGGTTCGAATGGATGGAAGGCATCCCTGGAAATCTTGGCGGTTCGCTGCGCATGAATGCGGGCGCCATGGGTTCACAGACCTTCGACCAGGTGGTGAGCGTGCGGTTCCTGGATGGCGGTGGCGAGATTCGCGAGAAGACGAAGGATGAAATCATCCACCACTACCGCAGCGTACCGGAACTGGATCAGCACTATGCTGTGAGCGCGGTGCTGGAGGGGCGTCCGGCGGATGCTGCGGAGATCGATGCCAAGATGGAAGCCTCCCATACGAAGCGTCGTGAGAGCCAGCCCATCGGTGCGAGCGCGGGTTGCATCTTCAAGAATCCCGGACCCATCCCTGCCGGCAAGCTGGTGGATGAACTCGGCCTGAAGAAGACCGGACGTGGCGCTGCCTTCGTCTCAGAAGAGCATGGGAACTTCATCCTCAATGACGGTGGCGCGAGTGCGCGGGACGTCTTGGATCTCATCAATGACATCAAGCAGTCCGCCCTCACGGAGCGTGGCATCATCCTTGAGACCGAAGTTCAGATCATCGGGGAAGAGGAGCCCTTGGGCCTGTAGCAGCCAGACGTCATGAAGATTGCGCTCGCTCAGCTCAATACCATCGTCGGCGACTTCGCGGGTAACCAGGCCCTGGTGCTTGATGCCTACCGCAAGTCGGTGGCAGACGGAGCGAACCTCGTGCTCACGCCGGAACTGGTCATCACGGGTTATCCCCCGCGCGACCTCGTGCATCGCTCCCGCTTCGTGCCGGGGAACATCGAGACGCTGCATGCCATCGCTGCCGAAGTCGGCGAGGTGCCCATGGTCGTGGGATTCGTGGACATCAACAAGGGTGCCGGCAAGCATTTCCACAATGCCGCCGCTGTGCTGCAGCACGGCAAGGTGGTGCACATCGTGCACAAGTCCCTGCTGCCCACCTACGATGTCTTCGATGAAGACCGCTACTTCGAGCCGGCGCGGATCATTGCCCCGGTCGCGGTGAATGGCCAGCGACTGGGTATCACCATCTGCGAGGACATCTGGACGGACGAATACCTGCCACGTCCCCTCTATGACGTATCACCGCCCGAGAAGCTGGGCGAGCAGGGGATTGACCTGCTGGTGAACATCAGCGCGTCCCCCTATGCACTGGGCAAGCCGCAGATCCGCGAGCGCATGCTCGGCGAACTCGCGCAGGAGCTGAAGGTCCCGATTGTCTACTGCAACGCCGTTGGTGGAAATGACCAGTTGGTATTTGATGGCAACTCGCTGGTGATTGGCGCTGATGGCACGGTGATGGCCCATCTGAAGGCGTTCGAGTCAGATCTTCAGGTGGTGGAAGTGGGCTCGGGCGCAACGAATAGCGCTCAACGTGCAACCTCGACCTGTGATGCCGAAGAGCTGTATCGCGCATTGGTGCTGGGCACGCGAGATTATGTGCACAAGTGCGGCTTCAAGTCGTGCGTGCTGGGCCTGAGCGGTGGCATCGACTCCGCCTTGGTGGCCGTGATTGCCGCCGATGCGCTGGGTGCTGAAAACGTGCTGGGCATGTCGCTGCCGAGCGAGTTCTCCTCGCAGGGTAGCAAGGACGATGCGCGTGACCTCGCGAAGCATCTCGGCATTCGCTATGACACCGTGGCCATCCAGCCGGTGTTTGAAAGCATCAAGGGGCAGATGAGTAATATCTTCGCGGGCAAGCCGGAGGACATCACGGAGGAGAACATGCAGAGCCGCATCCGTGGGCTCGTGCTCATGTCCCTGTCCAACAAGTTCGGCCACCTCCTACTCACCACTGGAAACAAGAGCGAGATGGCTGTGGGCTACTGCACCATCTATGGTGATATGTGCGGCGGTCTCTCCGTCATCAGCGACCTTCCCAAGACTCGCGTGTACGAAGTCTCACGCTGGATCAATCGCGAGCGCGAGGTCATCCCTTGGCCTACCATCGAGAAGCCGCCGAGCGCGGAGCTTCGTCCGGACCAGAAGGATCAAGACACGCTCCCGGAGTACGACATTCTGGATGGCATCCTCGAGCTCTTCGTGGAGCAGGGGAAGAGCGTGGGTGAAATCGTGGCTGCGGGCTACGATGAGGAAGTAGTGCGCTGGATCCTGCGTCGTGTGGAGCTCAATGAATGGAAGCGTCATCAGGCTGCACCGGGATTGAAAGTCACCAGCAAGGCCTTCGGCGTGGGGCGGAGGATGCCGATTGTGCAGAGGTTCCGGGAGTAGCTGCCGTCAAGGAGTGGGGACATTCCTGTCCCCATTGTGGCATGGCAGTCGCGATTGAATCTGTGTGACCTTGGAACACAAAAATGGGGGCAAGAATGCCCCCACTCCTTGAAGTGCTGCAAGCCCGAAGGCAGTGGTCTACTCAAACTTCAACAACCTCTTCGCCTCACCCAGCAGGAACTTCGCATCCTGGAACGGCGTGTAGTTCACATCCAGCCAGCGGGTCTGGCCTTTGGCATCGATGAGGAAGGTGCCGTGCAAGGGCGTCTTCTCGAAGTCGTCGTAGCAGCGCCAGCCCTTGAAGGACTTCAGGTCAGCATCCGAGAGGAGCGTGAAGGGAGCGCCTGATTTCACATCGCAGGTGGCGGCGGTGGAGGTGAGTTCGGCGGGCGGTTCGCTGCCGATGGCTACGATCTCGATACCTTCTGCGGCGTAGTCCTTCGCAGCGGCCGTGAAGGCCTTGAGTTGCTGCATGCAGTGCTCGCAGGTGCCGCCGAGGTAGAAGATGACCACCACCGGCTTGCCCGCGTAATCCTTGAGCGAGACCTGTTTTCCCGAAGCTTCGGATAACGTGAACCCGGGCGAGGTCATGGGATGCCAGTGCAAGGGTCCCAGCGAATCCAGCGAGGGACGCACGCCGCTGTCCTTGCGCGGAGCCGTGGGCTGACGCCAGTTTTTGCCAATGCCAAACTCAACTGCAAGGTCATCCAGCCGGCGGCTCATGGGCAGTGAGGCATCGAGCAGGGATGCTGTCTTGCGGGCGGTTGCGAACTGCTTCTTGGCATCGTCCGTCTTACCACACTGCATCAGTGCATCGATGCGGATGGCGAGGCCCGGGGCGTCGTTTTGAAGTTGATTGGCCAGGGTGACAGCTTTGTCCTTGTTTCCAATCTTCAACTGGTAGCGCACGAGGCGTTCCTTCGGCGTGTCCTTGGCCTGGTCCAGCAGCTTTGTCACTTCCTCGGCTGGCTTCTTCTCCAGCATGGCGACCAGCGCCTGAAGTTCGGCGATGGCATTCGTCACCGTGACGTTGGGCTTGGGCTTGTCGTCTTTTTTCTCATCCCACTTGGATGCGGTGTTTTTGTTTGTCTTGGGAGGCGCGCCTTTTTTGGCAGCCTCAGGAGTTGTGGAAGGGGGCGTCGGCTTGGATTGCTCGTCCGTCTTTGGCTTCTCCTTTGGTTCCACCTTGTTGGAAGCTTGAGCAGGCGGAACGTCCTGTTTCACGGCTTCAAACTCTACGGCTTCCTTCTGGGCATTCGCAGCAACTTGAGGCTTGCCCTTGCTGGTATCGAGAGATGCAAGCGTTGTCGGCTCTTCCTTCTTCTTTTCGGGCGCGTTCGGTGTGGGTTTCGCTTTCTCCTCCTGCTTCGCCTTGAGTTTCTCCACCTCCGCGAGACGCTTCTGCACCCCCGCCTTGTCTCCTTTGAAGAATGCGGCGATCCCGAGCGCGCGCAAGCGGCTGGCTTCAAAACTGGGGTTCTGCGAGATGTCGAGATAGGCTGTGCCATCAAGAGCCAGCACGTCATCCCACTTCTCAAATTCAAGCAGGGTATCCAGCAGACGGTTGCGTCCAAAGGCGCTGCTGCTGCGGTTCTTCTCCAGCGTGTTCCACTCCGGATGGCGGGGGAGTTCCACCATGTTCTTCGCCAGGCCCTCGGACTTCTCTGCCTGGCCGAGTTGGTTGTAAGTGCGGATGAGCCACTCGGCGTTGTGCGCGTAGTTGTGAATCTGGTCCGGCAGCACGCGCGTGCGGATCATGTAGGCGTGGTCTACGCGATTGGCGGCTTCCTGCTGCCACGCGGCGTCTTCATTGCGGTTCGTTTTGCTGAAGGTGTGGCCGGGCATGTGCCACATGTGGGCGATGCCGGGTGAAGTCTGGCCGCACAAAGCGGCGGACGCGAGGGCACGCGAGGGCTTGGTGTCATCCCACAAGTGGATGATGTAGTGGTGCGCCGGATGCATCGGCGCCTTCGCGAACACCTGCTGCAGGATCGCGTCCACGGACTCGCGGCTCACCATGGTGACACCTGCATCCTTCGCCTTCCAGATGGCCCAGGCGAGAAAGGCCTTCGCCTCGATGTCATCCGGATTGTCATGGATGATGTCCTCCAGGTCCTTGATGAAGGTGGTGTGGCGCGACTTCTTGTCCTTCTCCAGGTCGGCATAGAAGGTCTGGAGCGCGGTGATCCAGGACTGCTCCCGCTTGGAGGCCTTGTCCTTGCGCTTCATGGCTTCCTTGATGAAGCCCGCCGCGCGCTTCTCATTGTTCACGTTCGCCATCGCACAGCCCCAGTAGGCAATGGCGCAGTCAGGATCGAGCGTAAGCGCCTGGCGGAAAGA
Protein-coding regions in this window:
- a CDS encoding peroxiredoxin family protein, which gives rise to MRIHVFALLVSGMASFTLHAADPLPGHSVHGETFNEGPRQAAVLIEGCGKVSFPATTKSTLAQQFIDQGVGQIHGFWYYEAERSFRQALTLDPDCAIAYWGCAMANVNNEKRAAGFIKEAMKRKDKASKREQSWITALQTFYADLEKDKKSRHTTFIKDLEDIIHDNPDDIEAKAFLAWAIWKAKDAGVTMVSRESVDAILQQVFAKAPMHPAHHYIIHLWDDTKPSRALASAALCGQTSPGIAHMWHMPGHTFSKTNRNEDAAWQQEAANRVDHAYMIRTRVLPDQIHNYAHNAEWLIRTYNQLGQAEKSEGLAKNMVELPRHPEWNTLEKNRSSSAFGRNRLLDTLLEFEKWDDVLALDGTAYLDISQNPSFEASRLRALGIAAFFKGDKAGVQKRLAEVEKLKAKQEEKAKPTPNAPEKKKEEPTTLASLDTSKGKPQVAANAQKEAVEFEAVKQDVPPAQASNKVEPKEKPKTDEQSKPTPPSTTPEAAKKGAPPKTNKNTASKWDEKKDDKPKPNVTVTNAIAELQALVAMLEKKPAEEVTKLLDQAKDTPKERLVRYQLKIGNKDKAVTLANQLQNDAPGLAIRIDALMQCGKTDDAKKQFATARKTASLLDASLPMSRRLDDLAVEFGIGKNWRQPTAPRKDSGVRPSLDSLGPLHWHPMTSPGFTLSEASGKQVSLKDYAGKPVVVIFYLGGTCEHCMQQLKAFTAAAKDYAAEGIEIVAIGSEPPAELTSTAATCDVKSGAPFTLLSDADLKSFKGWRCYDDFEKTPLHGTFLIDAKGQTRWLDVNYTPFQDAKFLLGEAKRLLKFE
- a CDS encoding NAD+ synthase, whose product is MKIALAQLNTIVGDFAGNQALVLDAYRKSVADGANLVLTPELVITGYPPRDLVHRSRFVPGNIETLHAIAAEVGEVPMVVGFVDINKGAGKHFHNAAAVLQHGKVVHIVHKSLLPTYDVFDEDRYFEPARIIAPVAVNGQRLGITICEDIWTDEYLPRPLYDVSPPEKLGEQGIDLLVNISASPYALGKPQIRERMLGELAQELKVPIVYCNAVGGNDQLVFDGNSLVIGADGTVMAHLKAFESDLQVVEVGSGATNSAQRATSTCDAEELYRALVLGTRDYVHKCGFKSCVLGLSGGIDSALVAVIAADALGAENVLGMSLPSEFSSQGSKDDARDLAKHLGIRYDTVAIQPVFESIKGQMSNIFAGKPEDITEENMQSRIRGLVLMSLSNKFGHLLLTTGNKSEMAVGYCTIYGDMCGGLSVISDLPKTRVYEVSRWINREREVIPWPTIEKPPSAELRPDQKDQDTLPEYDILDGILELFVEQGKSVGEIVAAGYDEEVVRWILRRVELNEWKRHQAAPGLKVTSKAFGVGRRMPIVQRFRE